The following are from one region of the Salicibibacter kimchii genome:
- the flgG gene encoding flagellar basal body rod protein FlgG, whose translation MLQSMYSGISGLQNHQTKLDVIGDNIANVNTHGFKKGRFTFQDMMSQQMQGATAPDGDQGGTNPTQVGLGTQTGSIDTLHTQGAMQPTSRELDLAIEGDGFFRVLNPDGGETYTRAGNFSRDSEGDLVTADGHYVLSDGGEMINIAEEASNFSIGSDGTVTQVIDGEPEEAGTIGLATFANPEGLESLGGNLYGETSNSGAANELAPGDDGAGVIAPGMLEMSNVDLSEEFVEMISGQRGLQANTRIITTSDEVLQEIMNLK comes from the coding sequence ATGTTGCAATCCATGTATTCCGGGATTTCCGGTTTGCAAAACCATCAAACGAAATTGGACGTTATCGGGGATAATATTGCTAATGTGAATACGCATGGGTTTAAAAAAGGACGTTTTACTTTTCAGGACATGATGAGCCAACAAATGCAAGGAGCAACAGCACCCGACGGAGATCAAGGGGGGACAAACCCGACACAAGTTGGGCTGGGCACTCAAACCGGCTCCATCGATACGCTTCATACCCAGGGGGCGATGCAACCGACGAGCCGCGAACTTGACCTCGCGATTGAAGGGGACGGTTTTTTTCGCGTTTTAAATCCGGATGGCGGAGAAACTTACACACGTGCGGGTAATTTTTCACGTGATAGTGAAGGGGACCTCGTGACCGCAGATGGTCATTACGTGTTAAGTGACGGTGGCGAGATGATTAATATCGCTGAAGAAGCCTCCAATTTCAGCATCGGCAGCGATGGTACGGTGACGCAAGTGATTGACGGAGAACCAGAAGAAGCGGGAACAATTGGTCTCGCCACATTCGCGAATCCGGAAGGGTTGGAAAGCTTGGGCGGTAATTTATACGGGGAAACGAGCAACTCGGGAGCAGCTAACGAATTGGCACCGGGAGATGATGGTGCCGGTGTGATAGCCCCGGGCATGCTGGAAATGTCAAACGTTGATCTTTCCGAAGAGTTCGTAGAAATGATTTCTGGGCAACGTGGCTTACAAGCAAATACACGCATTATTACGACGTCCGATGAAGTCTTGCAAGAGATCATGAATTTGAAATAA
- the fliH gene encoding flagellar assembly protein FliH, whose amino-acid sequence MSNIIKAKTSTIKANNPHAVLLQPIREKSGINPEVDEEAPESSPDKKEQMLTDAHEEAEAIIAKAQSEKEQMEKEMEEARASLDETIEAAYKDAKSKGEEKGFQAGKEKGYETYQAIIAEAEDVVTAAHEDYRQYMDGAEPTIIDLAVRLAEKILGEKLEMENHWSQFVRQALREVKDQQEVDIFVHPDRYRETVQQREEWQALLSHTERVRFFPDEDLEKNGCIIETPYGRLVASLDDQLEVLQTELHELLDREREPSTTRD is encoded by the coding sequence TTGTCTAACATTATTAAAGCAAAAACATCAACCATAAAGGCGAACAATCCCCACGCTGTACTGTTGCAGCCGATACGTGAAAAAAGCGGCATAAATCCCGAAGTGGACGAAGAGGCGCCGGAATCTTCGCCCGACAAAAAGGAACAAATGCTAACCGACGCCCATGAAGAAGCGGAAGCCATCATCGCGAAGGCACAATCGGAAAAGGAACAGATGGAAAAAGAGATGGAAGAAGCCCGTGCCTCCCTGGATGAAACCATTGAAGCAGCATACAAGGATGCAAAAAGCAAAGGGGAAGAAAAGGGGTTTCAAGCAGGAAAGGAAAAAGGCTATGAGACGTATCAAGCCATTATTGCCGAAGCCGAAGACGTTGTCACCGCCGCTCACGAGGATTACCGCCAATACATGGATGGTGCTGAGCCTACGATTATCGACCTGGCCGTGAGGCTAGCCGAAAAAATCCTTGGTGAAAAGCTGGAAATGGAAAACCACTGGTCTCAATTCGTAAGACAAGCCCTCCGGGAAGTAAAAGATCAACAGGAGGTCGATATTTTTGTCCATCCGGATCGTTACCGGGAAACCGTTCAACAACGGGAGGAGTGGCAAGCTCTTCTCAGTCATACAGAACGCGTTCGGTTTTTCCCGGATGAAGATTTGGAAAAAAATGGATGCATCATCGAAACGCCATACGGGCGTTTGGTAGCTTCATTAGACGATCAGCTAGAAGTATTGCAAACCGAACTTCACGAATTGCTTGACAGGGAGAGGGAGCCGTCAACAACCCGAGACTAA
- a CDS encoding MotE family protein, which translates to MANQKEEKGNGFKRLLLFLVLPGAILVVIGGIFLSVLGLSPMEQLRTTVAQWPLVSTWISEDEDDGAEHESFLTEKDEEIVHLEQQLQQAQDTIDELDEEIEQMEEDETFEASAEELDEAEAPEELTRIARVYENMRPGQAAEIMEELTNDEVLQHMAEMNDDSRSTILANMDPERAAEITSLLTD; encoded by the coding sequence ATGGCCAATCAAAAAGAGGAAAAGGGAAACGGCTTCAAACGTTTGTTACTGTTCCTTGTCCTTCCCGGGGCCATCCTCGTTGTTATTGGGGGAATTTTCTTATCGGTGTTGGGGTTGAGCCCGATGGAACAATTACGTACAACGGTCGCTCAATGGCCGCTTGTATCCACTTGGATAAGCGAAGACGAAGACGATGGGGCAGAACATGAATCGTTCCTTACCGAAAAAGATGAAGAGATTGTCCACCTTGAGCAGCAGCTTCAGCAAGCGCAAGATACCATTGATGAATTGGACGAAGAGATCGAGCAAATGGAAGAGGATGAAACCTTTGAAGCAAGTGCAGAGGAGCTTGATGAAGCTGAAGCCCCGGAAGAGCTAACGAGGATTGCCCGCGTCTATGAAAATATGAGGCCGGGCCAGGCTGCTGAAATTATGGAAGAACTTACAAATGATGAGGTTTTGCAACACATGGCGGAGATGAATGATGATAGTCGGTCGACGATTCTGGCAAATATGGATCCGGAACGAGCCGCGGAAATTACGTCTTTACTTACCGATTAG
- the flgB gene encoding flagellar basal body rod protein FlgB has translation MTLFSSTIDQLHNGLDGAELRQNTIANNIANADTPNYKARQANFEHTLDDAKRQFDSQKTDGRHVNFGSGHREAYTSVDRSRSYNHNGNSVDMDKEMAAMANNQIYQSALIDRMDGQFGSLKTALGGQ, from the coding sequence TTGACTTTGTTTTCATCGACCATTGATCAATTGCACAATGGGCTAGACGGAGCCGAACTTCGACAAAATACGATCGCGAACAACATTGCAAATGCAGATACACCGAACTATAAAGCACGGCAAGCAAACTTTGAACATACATTGGATGATGCAAAGCGACAGTTTGACTCCCAAAAGACGGACGGGCGGCATGTTAACTTTGGTTCAGGTCATCGTGAGGCCTACACATCCGTTGATCGCAGCCGAAGCTACAATCATAACGGCAACAGTGTAGATATGGACAAAGAGATGGCGGCGATGGCTAACAACCAAATCTATCAATCCGCGCTCATTGATCGAATGGACGGACAGTTTGGCAGTTTGAAAACCGCTTTGGGAGGGCAATAG
- the flgC gene encoding flagellar basal body rod protein FlgC — protein sequence MAMFDGMNATASALTAQRLRMDTASGNMANASATRGQMVDGEWEPYRRKMVTMGSEENRPSFASQLQNAEREQTSGVQVTGIVEDQTPFQTMHQPGHPDADEDGNVQLPNVDPLKEMVDVMGATRSYEANVTVFDAHKAMKMNAMEIGRS from the coding sequence ATGGCTATGTTTGATGGCATGAACGCGACGGCTTCCGCCTTAACCGCGCAACGCCTGCGCATGGATACGGCGTCGGGGAATATGGCGAATGCATCAGCGACGAGAGGACAAATGGTCGATGGGGAGTGGGAACCTTACCGACGAAAAATGGTCACGATGGGGTCCGAGGAAAACCGGCCTTCGTTTGCTTCCCAATTGCAAAACGCGGAAAGGGAACAAACAAGCGGTGTGCAAGTGACCGGCATCGTTGAGGATCAGACGCCTTTCCAAACGATGCATCAACCGGGGCATCCGGATGCGGATGAGGATGGAAATGTGCAACTCCCCAACGTTGATCCGCTGAAAGAGATGGTGGATGTCATGGGGGCGACACGATCTTATGAAGCGAATGTCACGGTGTTTGATGCCCATAAGGCCATGAAAATGAACGCCATGGAAATCGGACGAAGCTAA
- the codY gene encoding GTP-sensing pleiotropic transcriptional regulator CodY: protein MELLTKSRQINDMLQKTTGQHVDFKDMAETLSDVIAANVFVVSRRGKLLGYSIEQEIGHEKIDRILEERQFPEEYTAGIFNVNGTSPNLDIDSEHTAFPTENRDLFRTGLTTIVPIIGGGQRLGTLILARLNDRFSDDDLVLAEYGATVVGMEILHEKASEIEDEARSKAVVQMAISSLSYSELEAVEHIFEELDGKEGLLVASKIADRVGITRSVIVNALRKLESAGVIESRSLGMKGTYIKVLNNKFLVELERLRDDE, encoded by the coding sequence ATGGAACTACTAACGAAATCAAGACAAATCAATGATATGTTGCAAAAGACGACAGGCCAGCATGTAGATTTTAAAGACATGGCAGAAACGTTAAGCGACGTGATTGCCGCCAACGTTTTTGTCGTAAGTCGTCGAGGGAAATTGCTCGGCTACTCGATTGAACAAGAGATTGGTCATGAAAAGATCGACCGGATTCTTGAAGAACGACAGTTCCCGGAAGAATACACAGCAGGGATCTTCAATGTCAATGGAACTTCGCCGAACCTCGACATTGACAGCGAGCATACCGCGTTTCCGACGGAAAACCGGGATCTTTTTCGTACCGGACTCACAACGATCGTGCCAATCATCGGGGGCGGTCAGCGTCTGGGGACGTTAATCCTTGCCCGTTTAAACGACCGTTTTAGTGACGATGACTTGGTGTTGGCTGAATACGGGGCGACCGTTGTCGGCATGGAAATTCTCCATGAAAAAGCTTCGGAAATCGAAGATGAAGCGCGAAGCAAAGCGGTTGTCCAAATGGCGATCAGTTCCCTCTCGTATAGTGAATTGGAAGCCGTTGAACACATTTTTGAAGAGTTGGACGGCAAGGAAGGATTACTCGTAGCCAGTAAAATTGCCGACCGTGTAGGTATCACGCGCTCGGTCATCGTAAATGCCCTCCGCAAATTGGAAAGCGCGGGTGTCATCGAGTCCCGCTCGCTGGGCATGAAAGGCACGTACATTAAAGTTCTCAACAACAAGTTTCTCGTCGAATTGGAACGCCTTCGTGATGATGAATAA
- the flgD gene encoding flagellar hook assembly protein FlgD — protein MNMNVQATAASGERSMNEGQIAEPEGAMLGKDDFLKILIAQLQNQDPLDPMDDREFIAQMAQFSTLEQMTNMNEAIQRFVDRQEGNALVQQSELIGTTIKWASLVDEDHGDIQYAENEVLSVRRSEHGNIELLLDQGRWIDSRQVAQVGLDHENEEAED, from the coding sequence ATGAACATGAACGTGCAGGCCACGGCTGCTTCGGGCGAAAGAAGCATGAACGAAGGACAGATTGCTGAACCGGAAGGCGCCATGCTGGGAAAGGATGATTTTTTAAAAATTTTAATTGCCCAATTGCAAAACCAGGATCCCCTTGATCCGATGGATGACCGAGAATTTATTGCCCAGATGGCGCAGTTTTCCACTTTGGAACAAATGACGAATATGAACGAAGCGATTCAACGTTTCGTGGATCGGCAAGAAGGCAATGCTCTCGTTCAACAAAGCGAGTTAATCGGAACGACGATCAAATGGGCAAGCCTCGTTGATGAAGATCACGGAGACATCCAGTACGCGGAAAACGAAGTCCTTTCCGTACGCAGGAGTGAACACGGGAATATCGAACTGCTCCTCGATCAAGGGCGCTGGATTGACAGCAGGCAAGTAGCCCAAGTTGGATTGGACCATGAAAATGAGGAAGCAGAGGACTAG
- the fliE gene encoding flagellar hook-basal body complex protein FliE, with translation MIQGHPPGEMALSPLSPRASKSSTDPGQSEQVRTDEAQNSFGNMLNEALQNVQNHQDASKEKTEQLLTGEVDNLHDVFIASEKAGVALQATVEVRDKVIDAYDSVMRMTL, from the coding sequence ATGATTCAAGGACACCCACCCGGAGAGATGGCCCTATCGCCGTTATCCCCGCGGGCGTCGAAAAGCTCGACGGACCCCGGGCAGAGCGAACAGGTACGTACGGACGAAGCACAAAACAGCTTTGGGAATATGCTAAACGAAGCGTTGCAAAATGTACAAAATCATCAAGACGCATCCAAGGAGAAGACAGAGCAACTGCTGACCGGAGAAGTGGACAACCTGCATGATGTCTTTATCGCTTCCGAGAAGGCAGGTGTGGCTTTGCAGGCAACGGTAGAAGTGCGGGATAAAGTAATTGACGCTTATGATAGCGTAATGAGAATGACTTTGTAG
- the fliI gene encoding flagellar protein export ATPase FliI produces the protein MKAADMKEQIDDVRTLKWMGKVTRVVGLTIEAQGPQAAVGTLCLIFTDCNREPIRAEVVGFKDTYILLMPYSQTANIQPGSLVKSTGKPLEIGVGTRLIGKVIDGLGRTLDGGELPKGLNKTAVDREPPNPLRRPRIVKPLSLGVRAVDGMLTVGEGQRVGIFAGSGVGKSTLMAMLAKFSEATINVIALIGERGREVKDFVEEDLGEEGLKNTIVVVATSDQPALVRIKGAMTATAIAEYFRDQGKTVNLMMDSVTRFAMAQREIGLATGEPPTTKGYTPSVFSLLPQLLERSGANEQGSITAFYTVLVDGDDMDEPIADAVRGILDGHFILDRKLANKGHYPALNVLKSISRLMTDIVSKEHREAATTIRQHLATYEESEDLIQVGAYKQGTSKEVDQAIQLQPAIQEFLQQGVENAYPLSKTVEALQLLARKGNDV, from the coding sequence ATGAAAGCCGCGGATATGAAAGAGCAGATTGATGACGTTCGTACGTTGAAATGGATGGGGAAAGTGACGCGTGTGGTCGGTCTTACCATCGAGGCGCAAGGGCCGCAAGCGGCTGTAGGAACGCTATGTTTGATTTTCACGGATTGCAACCGTGAACCGATACGTGCGGAAGTCGTCGGTTTTAAGGACACATACATTTTATTGATGCCTTATTCCCAAACCGCAAATATTCAGCCCGGCTCTCTAGTGAAGAGCACGGGAAAACCTTTGGAAATCGGTGTGGGAACAAGATTAATAGGAAAGGTCATTGATGGTTTGGGGAGGACGCTTGATGGCGGCGAGCTCCCCAAGGGCTTAAATAAAACCGCTGTTGACAGGGAACCGCCGAATCCGCTGAGACGCCCCAGAATTGTCAAGCCGCTTTCCCTGGGCGTACGAGCGGTTGATGGCATGTTAACGGTTGGCGAAGGCCAAAGAGTCGGTATCTTTGCCGGCAGTGGTGTCGGAAAAAGCACCTTGATGGCGATGCTTGCAAAATTCTCGGAAGCTACCATCAATGTGATCGCGCTTATCGGTGAACGGGGCCGGGAAGTCAAAGATTTTGTTGAAGAAGATCTCGGTGAGGAAGGGTTGAAGAACACAATTGTTGTCGTCGCCACTTCCGATCAACCGGCTCTCGTTCGTATCAAAGGGGCGATGACGGCGACGGCGATCGCGGAATATTTTCGCGACCAAGGAAAAACCGTTAATTTAATGATGGATTCCGTCACTCGCTTCGCGATGGCCCAACGTGAAATCGGTCTTGCCACCGGGGAGCCACCGACGACAAAAGGGTACACCCCTTCCGTCTTTTCCCTTTTGCCGCAACTGCTGGAACGATCAGGAGCGAATGAACAGGGGTCGATCACCGCTTTCTATACAGTGCTTGTCGATGGCGATGATATGGATGAACCGATTGCCGATGCTGTACGGGGGATTTTAGACGGTCACTTCATTCTTGATCGAAAATTGGCAAACAAGGGGCATTATCCGGCTTTAAATGTTTTAAAAAGCATCAGCCGTTTGATGACGGATATTGTTTCAAAGGAACATAGGGAAGCCGCTACAACGATTCGGCAACACTTGGCTACCTATGAAGAGAGCGAGGATTTGATTCAAGTAGGCGCTTATAAGCAAGGGACGTCAAAAGAAGTGGATCAAGCCATCCAATTGCAACCTGCGATTCAGGAATTTTTGCAACAGGGAGTCGAGAACGCCTACCCTTTATCGAAGACGGTTGAAGCGTTACAGCTGCTGGCAAGGAAAGGGAATGATGTGTAA
- the fliG gene encoding flagellar motor switch protein FliG: MARGKKEMTGKQKAAVLLISMGPDVSASVYKQLQPEEIEQLTLEIANVRKVDSETKDKIIGEFHQLAVAQDYMTQGGIGYARDVLEKAVGEEEAMSIITKLTSTLQVRPFHFARKAEPMQILNFIQNEHPQTIALVLSYLDAEQSGQILSELPSEVQADVAKRIALMDSTSPEVINEVEGILERQLSSSVSQDYKEAGGIESVVDVLNSVDRGTERTIIDALEIQDPELADEIKKRMFVFEDIVTLDNRSIQRIIREAGQEDLQLSLKMVSDEVKTIIFSNMSTRMAETFQEELEYMGPVRLKDVEEAQMRIVGTVRRLEEAGEIVIARGGGDDIVV; the protein is encoded by the coding sequence ATGGCGAGAGGGAAAAAAGAAATGACCGGCAAGCAAAAAGCCGCAGTTCTTCTCATCTCCATGGGACCCGATGTTTCGGCTAGCGTATACAAGCAGTTGCAGCCGGAAGAAATTGAACAGTTGACACTAGAGATCGCCAACGTTCGAAAAGTAGATAGCGAGACGAAAGATAAAATCATTGGTGAATTTCACCAGCTCGCGGTTGCCCAAGATTATATGACGCAAGGCGGGATCGGCTACGCGCGGGACGTGTTGGAAAAAGCCGTCGGAGAAGAAGAAGCCATGTCCATTATCACGAAGCTTACGTCAACGCTTCAAGTTCGTCCGTTTCATTTTGCCCGCAAAGCTGAACCAATGCAGATTTTGAATTTCATCCAAAATGAACATCCCCAAACGATCGCCCTCGTTCTTTCTTATCTGGATGCAGAGCAATCAGGACAAATTCTCTCGGAATTACCCTCCGAAGTACAAGCGGATGTTGCGAAAAGAATCGCATTGATGGACAGCACTTCTCCGGAAGTCATCAACGAAGTGGAAGGCATCCTTGAACGGCAACTTTCTTCGTCTGTCTCTCAAGACTACAAAGAAGCGGGCGGGATTGAATCGGTCGTGGATGTGTTGAATAGCGTCGACCGGGGGACGGAGCGGACGATTATTGATGCGCTGGAAATTCAAGACCCGGAACTTGCGGATGAGATCAAAAAGCGGATGTTCGTCTTCGAAGATATCGTCACCCTTGATAACCGCTCGATCCAACGCATCATTCGCGAAGCGGGACAAGAAGACTTACAGCTTTCTTTAAAAATGGTCAGTGACGAAGTGAAAACGATCATTTTCAGCAACATGTCCACGCGGATGGCCGAAACGTTTCAAGAAGAATTGGAGTACATGGGCCCCGTTCGCTTAAAAGACGTGGAAGAAGCGCAAATGCGAATCGTCGGAACCGTACGGAGGTTGGAAGAAGCTGGCGAGATCGTCATTGCCCGTGGCGGGGGAGACGATATTGTTGTCTAA
- a CDS encoding flagellar hook-length control protein FliK, whose product MIPAGLQAFPLKEGVSTFVPTRASMKGMGENHDQTFGQRLAHFQEKYEAFPQKEGLQSSQDTFEKDLSDGQALLDALRERIPSSSESEPFLGNMDWEMAMMMTEEALSEDEGVALSSDVEKIATSFMDAEISIEEMLETVFPNSEEVAIATEIDEAFAFTEEMREAGIPPLMAFIAFVAQKGEHAKPIREKLSHYVKQLNPAMGRDAGSPKHREVSNHTKEVGKTTEFAPRHDRSASSHAAVKMDTILPNLNHGAPPPSAFVFNETMAMQALNQGEQLHVHLGDQKTEHARAVAFMNQFQQALSKGHLRSDGEGRQQLSIKLYPESLGRLDVQITRDNGVLQARLVTTTAMARELVETQLPNLRNAFHHQQLPVERIVVEEAHSQVADDQREGKPSTDDGTSAFEEESDEERAEGYLPSFEEWLEATLNQEG is encoded by the coding sequence GTGATTCCAGCAGGATTACAGGCGTTTCCTCTCAAGGAAGGAGTTTCGACGTTCGTTCCGACCCGGGCCTCCATGAAGGGGATGGGCGAAAACCATGATCAAACGTTCGGGCAACGGCTTGCTCATTTTCAAGAAAAGTACGAAGCATTTCCGCAAAAGGAAGGATTACAGAGTAGTCAAGATACGTTTGAAAAAGATTTGTCAGACGGGCAAGCCCTCCTAGATGCGTTGAGGGAACGGATTCCATCCTCTTCGGAGTCCGAACCTTTCTTAGGGAACATGGATTGGGAAATGGCGATGATGATGACAGAAGAAGCGTTGAGTGAAGACGAAGGAGTTGCCCTCTCCTCCGATGTTGAAAAAATAGCAACGTCTTTCATGGATGCAGAGATTTCCATTGAGGAAATGCTTGAAACAGTTTTCCCAAACAGTGAAGAGGTAGCGATAGCCACGGAGATCGATGAGGCATTTGCATTCACTGAAGAAATGAGGGAGGCCGGCATCCCGCCATTAATGGCTTTTATCGCTTTTGTCGCTCAAAAGGGCGAACATGCGAAGCCGATACGTGAGAAGCTATCCCATTATGTCAAACAGTTGAACCCGGCGATGGGAAGGGATGCGGGATCGCCAAAACATCGGGAGGTTTCCAACCATACGAAGGAAGTCGGAAAAACAACGGAATTTGCCCCCCGCCATGATCGGTCCGCATCTTCCCATGCTGCTGTAAAGATGGATACGATTTTACCGAACCTCAACCACGGGGCTCCGCCTCCTTCTGCATTCGTTTTCAATGAGACGATGGCGATGCAAGCCTTGAATCAGGGGGAACAGTTGCATGTTCATCTAGGCGATCAAAAAACCGAACATGCTCGGGCGGTTGCTTTCATGAACCAATTTCAACAAGCACTCAGTAAAGGACACTTGCGTTCGGATGGAGAAGGGCGACAGCAACTGTCGATTAAACTATACCCTGAAAGCCTGGGGCGGTTAGATGTGCAAATTACAAGGGATAACGGAGTGTTACAAGCAAGGCTCGTGACGACAACAGCGATGGCCCGTGAATTGGTGGAAACCCAGCTACCCAATCTTCGAAATGCATTCCATCACCAACAGTTGCCGGTGGAGCGAATCGTTGTCGAGGAAGCCCATTCCCAAGTTGCCGACGATCAAAGAGAAGGAAAGCCCTCGACGGATGACGGCACTTCCGCTTTTGAAGAAGAAAGCGATGAAGAAAGGGCTGAAGGATACCTTCCATCTTTTGAAGAATGGTTAGAAGCGACATTAAATCAGGAAGGATAG
- the fliJ gene encoding flagellar export protein FliJ: MSFTFTLEKVLEVKEREAAERQKEYEEAAGKFETVGYELYQWLKARETLDDSHTQDCKAGTTVAALQSKQLARKTIETAIEHSQAKTNAARKAMVKRKKEWQTATIEAKKYEKMKGHKWEAHVRKKKKQDQKLMDELASRQVMQSR; this comes from the coding sequence ATGTCTTTTACGTTTACTCTTGAAAAGGTGTTGGAAGTGAAAGAACGGGAAGCTGCCGAGCGCCAAAAAGAGTACGAAGAAGCCGCCGGAAAATTCGAAACTGTTGGCTACGAATTATATCAATGGTTGAAAGCGCGTGAAACCCTTGATGATAGCCATACGCAAGATTGCAAGGCAGGCACGACGGTCGCTGCGCTGCAGAGCAAACAATTAGCAAGAAAAACCATTGAAACGGCCATCGAGCATAGCCAAGCGAAAACAAATGCGGCGCGCAAGGCGATGGTTAAACGGAAAAAAGAATGGCAAACGGCAACGATCGAGGCAAAAAAATACGAAAAGATGAAAGGACACAAGTGGGAAGCACATGTCCGGAAAAAAAAGAAACAAGATCAAAAGCTCATGGATGAACTCGCTTCTCGACAAGTGATGCAAAGCAGGTGA
- the fliF gene encoding flagellar basal-body MS-ring/collar protein FliF: MNEKIHMYRNKIREYWSKRTRNQQLLIIGGALLLLVFIVLLIFFSIRTNYAPLYNDLPVEETGQIKETLDSRGIPSEVTDDGTAILVPRESVDQLKVELAAEGVPQSGSIGYEDFQEQLGFGMTENEFSVMEKATLETELGNLMQSMDGVSQADVMVTLPEETVWVSDEPEESNASIVLTLSGGYQLDQENVQALYHLAARSIPELPVDNITITDQQANQYHYEDHGTIDGTQQAYDQQREISRTVESDLQQQLQQMLGTMMGQNKVMVSVTTDIDFTQETREEELVEPVDEEQMEGIEISAESIIETYEGEEVPEEGVAGTGEDDIANYPGVAAGEDGDYERVEERVNSDVNRIHRQIQESPYKLRDLGIQVVVEPPDPEDMLSLPTETVDNIEEILETVVTTSIDDTYLEDMEDGDITDKIFVSAQPFMGNMETEEEPESAGIPAWVYLLALGILAAIVAIVFLSRRNRYVINDEEVEEARVPLEDIPKEDHSLEGEQRQRLERLAKEKPEEFSKLLRTWLSDD, from the coding sequence ATGAACGAAAAGATACATATGTACAGAAATAAAATCCGGGAGTATTGGTCGAAAAGAACAAGAAACCAGCAACTGCTCATCATTGGTGGGGCACTGTTACTTCTCGTGTTCATCGTGCTGCTCATTTTTTTCAGTATACGGACGAACTATGCCCCGTTGTACAATGATTTGCCCGTTGAAGAGACCGGCCAGATAAAAGAAACGCTCGACAGTAGAGGGATCCCTTCGGAAGTAACCGATGACGGCACGGCTATTTTAGTGCCGAGGGAAAGCGTTGATCAGCTAAAAGTGGAATTGGCTGCGGAAGGGGTTCCGCAAAGCGGCTCCATCGGTTATGAAGATTTTCAGGAACAACTTGGTTTCGGCATGACGGAAAATGAATTTTCCGTCATGGAAAAAGCGACGCTGGAAACGGAACTTGGTAACTTGATGCAGTCGATGGATGGTGTTTCGCAAGCAGACGTTATGGTCACGCTTCCGGAGGAAACGGTATGGGTGAGTGATGAACCGGAAGAATCCAACGCTTCCATTGTTCTCACGCTTTCCGGTGGCTATCAACTGGATCAGGAAAATGTTCAGGCCCTGTATCATCTCGCTGCAAGAAGCATTCCCGAATTGCCTGTTGACAATATCACGATTACGGACCAGCAGGCGAATCAATACCATTATGAGGATCATGGAACCATCGATGGAACGCAACAGGCCTATGATCAGCAACGGGAGATCAGCCGTACGGTCGAAAGCGACCTGCAACAACAACTGCAACAAATGTTGGGCACGATGATGGGGCAGAACAAAGTGATGGTTTCGGTGACCACAGATATCGATTTCACCCAGGAAACGAGAGAAGAGGAACTGGTGGAACCGGTTGATGAAGAGCAAATGGAAGGAATCGAGATCAGTGCAGAGTCGATCATCGAAACGTATGAAGGGGAAGAAGTTCCCGAAGAAGGTGTTGCCGGAACAGGGGAAGATGACATTGCCAACTATCCAGGTGTTGCCGCCGGAGAGGACGGCGATTACGAAAGAGTCGAAGAACGTGTGAACAGCGATGTCAATCGCATTCATCGCCAAATCCAGGAAAGTCCTTACAAGTTAAGGGATTTAGGCATACAAGTCGTTGTTGAACCACCGGACCCGGAGGACATGCTGTCGCTGCCGACAGAAACGGTCGATAACATTGAAGAAATTTTGGAAACGGTCGTTACAACGAGCATCGACGACACCTATTTGGAAGACATGGAAGATGGAGACATCACGGATAAAATTTTTGTTTCCGCCCAGCCATTTATGGGCAATATGGAAACCGAGGAAGAACCGGAATCTGCCGGAATACCGGCATGGGTATACCTATTGGCGCTTGGCATCCTGGCGGCAATTGTAGCCATTGTCTTTTTAAGCAGACGTAATCGTTATGTTATTAACGATGAAGAAGTGGAGGAAGCGCGTGTTCCGCTTGAAGACATTCCGAAAGAAGACCATTCGCTCGAAGGGGAGCAGCGGCAGCGCTTAGAAAGGTTAGCGAAAGAAAAACCGGAGGAATTTTCCAAACTTCTCCGCACATGGCTGTCGGATGATTAG